In Gemmata obscuriglobus, a single genomic region encodes these proteins:
- a CDS encoding TolC family protein, whose product MSRSRWFKRALAGVLTISAAGGCKQQLFMDPADYKDAAQVALPKSLEANPHGTIAPGQVDKLGGPVNTVTDFVRPPRMMKLSECIALAMEQGSVGSQSPNNPGFKNDSLQQFSGRGVGGSDAIRSFAIDPAIAAAEIERSLSKFDARWITSMQWQKIDQPVAAQFLSFQQSRDAASFSSTLAKPLPTGGVAGITFSTDYSKFSQQATTQTQLVNPNYTPRVQLTVEQPLLRLFGVEVNQLSPTHPGSLLITGLQSTGQGTEGILITRIRMDQQRATFDQLVNTMLLNVEAAYWNLYASYYNLYAQEEGLRQAFEAYRYTKLRVDAGALKPQRLDQVQAQFERFRAGVYQTRGQVLESERQLRGLIGLRSDDGVRLVPIDEPNLAPYQPDFHEAANDAIAYRPELLIARQDVKFRQLDLLLQKQLRRPDLRGFAQYDMAGLGTRLDGRAEDFGPTGASPGNAFGNFIDNRFNSWTLGVRLDMPIGFRDANALVRQAQLNMEKSYLQLRNEELRAIENLTLQYRRVNELHAVIAPRRAEREANQKYVARARAAVDIGGPDPNEFLNDLTVQQQLALAVAAETQAIANYNIALAQFEYAKGTIQQYNRVSVSEGALPPWVSKRAADHIRERTEAALKLREQAPPPGGTAVGGHPIAPAGGTTSLLQLPPFAEKRDPLPMELPKTDDAVPTRPGSDTPPGGRVQPGAGPLGAGPVGQPRPLPTFGTGSGAEFQPNGRATLPPLPPGSRSVGSGFTPPAGGGATSNPDGYFRSEGRALVPEPPPYRSATDAPAPGATPPAGTAGAAGESFRSDARATLPPETKKSSDPVWSPPALPTPPATGGVTTPQPPTIPPTLP is encoded by the coding sequence ATGAGCCGGAGCCGTTGGTTCAAGCGAGCGCTCGCCGGGGTGCTGACGATCTCCGCCGCCGGTGGGTGTAAGCAGCAGCTCTTCATGGATCCGGCCGACTACAAGGACGCCGCCCAGGTCGCTCTGCCCAAGTCGCTGGAGGCGAACCCGCACGGCACGATCGCGCCGGGCCAGGTGGACAAGCTCGGCGGCCCGGTCAACACCGTGACCGACTTCGTGCGCCCGCCGCGCATGATGAAGCTGTCCGAGTGCATCGCGCTGGCGATGGAGCAGGGGAGCGTGGGCAGCCAGTCTCCCAACAACCCCGGGTTCAAGAACGACTCGCTGCAGCAGTTCTCCGGCCGCGGCGTGGGCGGGTCCGACGCGATCCGCTCGTTCGCCATCGACCCGGCCATCGCGGCCGCGGAGATCGAGCGCTCGCTGAGCAAGTTCGACGCCCGCTGGATCACCTCGATGCAGTGGCAGAAGATCGACCAGCCGGTGGCGGCCCAGTTCCTGTCGTTCCAGCAGTCCCGTGACGCGGCGAGCTTCAGCAGCACCCTGGCCAAGCCGCTGCCCACCGGCGGCGTCGCCGGGATCACGTTCAGCACCGACTACTCCAAGTTCTCGCAGCAGGCCACAACCCAGACCCAACTGGTGAACCCGAACTACACCCCGCGGGTGCAGCTCACCGTCGAGCAGCCGCTGCTGCGGCTGTTCGGGGTCGAGGTGAACCAGCTCAGCCCGACCCACCCGGGGAGCTTGCTGATTACCGGGCTGCAGTCCACCGGGCAGGGCACCGAGGGCATCCTCATCACCCGCATCCGGATGGACCAGCAGCGGGCCACGTTCGACCAGCTGGTGAACACCATGCTGCTGAACGTGGAGGCGGCGTACTGGAACCTCTACGCCAGCTACTACAACCTGTACGCCCAGGAGGAGGGCCTGCGGCAGGCGTTCGAGGCCTACCGCTACACCAAGCTGCGGGTGGACGCCGGGGCGCTGAAGCCGCAGCGGCTGGACCAGGTCCAGGCCCAGTTCGAGCGGTTCCGGGCGGGCGTGTACCAGACCCGCGGGCAGGTGCTCGAGAGCGAGCGGCAGCTCCGCGGCCTGATCGGGCTGCGCAGCGACGACGGGGTGCGGCTGGTGCCCATCGACGAGCCCAACCTGGCCCCGTACCAGCCGGACTTCCACGAGGCCGCCAACGACGCCATCGCGTACCGGCCGGAGCTGCTGATCGCCCGCCAGGACGTGAAGTTCCGGCAGCTCGACCTGCTGCTCCAGAAGCAGCTCCGGCGGCCCGACCTGCGCGGGTTCGCGCAGTACGACATGGCCGGCCTGGGTACCCGCCTGGACGGCCGCGCCGAGGACTTCGGCCCCACCGGCGCCAGCCCCGGGAACGCGTTCGGCAACTTCATCGACAACCGGTTCAACAGCTGGACCCTGGGCGTGCGGCTCGACATGCCGATCGGGTTCCGCGACGCCAACGCCCTGGTGCGGCAGGCCCAGTTGAACATGGAAAAGAGCTACCTCCAGCTCCGCAACGAGGAGCTGCGGGCGATCGAGAACCTGACCCTCCAGTACCGGCGGGTGAACGAGCTGCACGCCGTGATCGCGCCGCGCAGGGCCGAGCGGGAGGCGAACCAGAAGTACGTCGCCCGGGCCCGCGCGGCCGTGGACATCGGCGGCCCGGACCCGAACGAGTTCCTCAACGACCTGACCGTGCAGCAGCAGCTCGCTCTGGCCGTCGCGGCCGAAACGCAGGCGATCGCGAACTACAACATCGCGCTGGCCCAGTTCGAGTACGCGAAGGGGACCATCCAGCAGTACAACCGCGTGTCGGTCAGCGAGGGGGCGCTGCCGCCGTGGGTGTCGAAGCGGGCCGCGGACCACATCCGCGAACGCACCGAGGCGGCGCTGAAGCTGCGGGAGCAAGCGCCCCCGCCGGGCGGGACGGCGGTCGGCGGGCACCCGATCGCCCCGGCGGGCGGCACCACCTCGCTGCTCCAGTTGCCGCCGTTCGCGGAGAAGCGGGACCCGCTGCCGATGGAGCTGCCGAAGACGGACGACGCGGTCCCGACGCGGCCGGGCTCGGACACCCCGCCCGGGGGCCGGGTGCAGCCGGGCGCCGGGCCGCTGGGGGCCGGCCCGGTGGGGCAGCCGCGCCCGCTCCCGACCTTCGGGACCGGCTCCGGGGCCGAGTTCCAGCCGAACGGCCGGGCCACGCTCCCGCCGCTGCCCCCGGGCAGCCGCTCGGTCGGGTCCGGGTTCACCCCGCCGGCCGGCGGGGGGGCCACGAGCAACCCGGACGGGTACTTCCGCTCCGAGGGCCGCGCGCTGGTTCCCGAACCGCCGCCGTACCGCAGCGCGACGGACGCGCCGGCGCCGGGCGCCACGCCCCCTGCGGGCACCGCCGGCGCCGCGGGCGAATCGTTCCGCTCGGACGCCCGGGCGACACTGCCGCCCGAAACGAAGAAGTCGAGCGACCCGGTTTGGAGCCCGCCGGCGCTGCCGACCCCGCCCGCGACCGGCGGAGTGACTACCCCGCAACCGCCCACGATTCCGCCGACGCTGCCGTAA
- a CDS encoding holo-ACP synthase produces the protein MEILGLGTQVLECARVRQLLDEHADAFLRQVYTDREVRFCHSRRQTTEQFAALWAAKEAVLRALGTTWKRGMSWTDVEVLCEPGQTPRAVVIGAVGELQAARGVNQVLLTMAFCRSFATATAIAGRVAGPPVQEDTALDD, from the coding sequence ATGGAAATACTCGGACTCGGCACCCAGGTGCTGGAATGCGCCCGGGTGCGGCAACTACTTGACGAGCACGCTGACGCGTTCCTGCGGCAAGTGTACACGGACCGCGAGGTGCGGTTCTGTCACTCGCGCCGGCAGACCACCGAGCAGTTCGCGGCGCTGTGGGCGGCGAAGGAGGCGGTGCTCCGCGCGCTCGGCACCACCTGGAAGCGGGGGATGAGCTGGACCGATGTGGAGGTGCTGTGCGAGCCCGGGCAGACGCCCCGCGCCGTGGTGATCGGGGCGGTCGGGGAACTTCAGGCCGCCCGCGGGGTTAACCAGGTGCTGCTCACAATGGCGTTCTGCCGCTCGTTCGCGACCGCGACCGCGATTGCCGGTCGCGTCGCCGGCCCGCCGGTCCAGGAGGACACGGCGCTGGACGACTGA
- a CDS encoding PAS domain-containing hybrid sensor histidine kinase/response regulator: MSQSPDVSDDSSVEAERQLGLARQRLAAHVENTPLIVIEWDHESRVCSWNAQAERVFGWSAAEVLGKRPFDWPFLHESATAAVEQMVADAAAGRQPRSVTVSPNYTKAGKVVWCEWHSSIFYDGDGRMVSSLSLALDVTPYRTTATALERSQARLRAALDGARMLAWDLDLLTNRWETTVDVADFYGLPRGPDYSDPQFALRAVHPDDVPAVLAGRQHAIDTGAPLRYEFRGRVPAPDGGPRWFATHGAVLYDGTGRPERIVAVTSDVTERKRSEEQREALNRQLRDAAKWESLGVLAGGVAHDFNNILTVVLGSANLARRGLPPNSSTVAYLDQIEQSCRRAAEVCRQMLAYSGRNHGGAARIDLTPLVREAAPLLAGPEGAAPVRYELDDALPLAPADATQVRQVLMNLVANAVEALDAGAGAVVVRTSAEEVPPGVPDGLFHLAPVPGRYVCLTVEDTGHGMSPEVRAKMFDPFYSTKFTGRGLGLAAVLGTVRAHRGGIRVESAPGAGTTVTVYWPAPAEQLAAPPPAVVPAVANVALVIDDELFVREVTASILEELGFAPVLAADGASGVELFHRNREAIKVAVIDVVMPGMTGDQVLKTLRLFAPGLPVLLVSGFTDSRIMTADLGARTEFLQKPFHPEDLMNAVRRLAQK; this comes from the coding sequence ATGTCCCAGTCGCCCGATGTGTCCGACGATTCCTCCGTCGAGGCTGAGCGCCAGCTCGGCCTCGCCCGCCAGCGTCTTGCCGCGCACGTCGAAAACACCCCTCTGATCGTCATCGAGTGGGACCACGAGAGCCGGGTGTGCAGTTGGAACGCGCAGGCCGAGCGCGTGTTCGGGTGGTCGGCCGCGGAGGTGCTGGGTAAGCGCCCGTTCGACTGGCCGTTCCTCCACGAAAGCGCCACCGCAGCGGTCGAGCAGATGGTGGCCGACGCGGCGGCCGGGAGACAACCGCGGAGCGTCACCGTCAGCCCGAACTACACCAAGGCAGGCAAGGTCGTTTGGTGCGAGTGGCACAGCTCGATCTTTTACGACGGCGACGGGCGGATGGTCTCGTCCCTCTCGCTCGCGCTCGACGTGACCCCGTACCGCACCACGGCAACGGCCCTCGAGCGCAGCCAGGCCCGGCTCCGCGCCGCGCTGGACGGCGCGCGGATGCTGGCCTGGGACCTCGACCTGCTCACGAACCGGTGGGAAACGACCGTCGACGTGGCCGACTTTTACGGGCTGCCCCGCGGCCCGGACTATTCGGACCCGCAGTTCGCGCTCCGGGCGGTTCACCCGGACGACGTGCCGGCGGTGCTGGCCGGCCGGCAGCACGCCATCGACACCGGCGCCCCGCTGCGGTACGAGTTCCGCGGCCGCGTCCCGGCCCCGGACGGCGGCCCGCGGTGGTTCGCCACCCACGGCGCGGTGCTCTACGACGGCACCGGGCGGCCGGAGCGGATCGTCGCGGTGACCAGCGACGTCACCGAGCGGAAGCGGTCCGAGGAGCAGCGCGAGGCCCTCAACCGGCAGCTCCGCGACGCGGCCAAGTGGGAGAGCCTGGGGGTGCTCGCCGGGGGCGTGGCCCACGACTTCAACAACATCCTCACGGTCGTGCTCGGCAGCGCGAACCTGGCCCGGCGCGGCCTGCCGCCGAACTCCTCGACCGTCGCGTACCTGGATCAGATCGAGCAGTCGTGCCGCCGGGCGGCCGAGGTGTGCCGGCAGATGCTGGCGTACTCGGGCCGCAACCACGGCGGGGCCGCGCGGATCGACCTGACGCCGCTGGTGCGCGAGGCCGCTCCGCTGCTGGCCGGGCCGGAGGGCGCGGCCCCGGTCCGGTACGAGCTGGACGACGCGCTGCCGCTCGCGCCCGCCGACGCGACGCAGGTGCGCCAGGTGCTGATGAACCTCGTCGCCAACGCGGTGGAGGCGCTCGACGCCGGCGCGGGCGCGGTCGTCGTGCGCACGTCGGCTGAGGAGGTGCCCCCGGGCGTGCCGGACGGCCTGTTCCACCTCGCGCCGGTCCCGGGGCGGTACGTGTGCCTGACGGTCGAAGACACCGGGCACGGCATGTCGCCCGAGGTGCGGGCCAAGATGTTCGACCCGTTCTACTCGACCAAGTTCACGGGGCGCGGGCTGGGCCTGGCGGCGGTGCTGGGCACCGTCCGCGCGCACCGGGGCGGCATCCGGGTCGAGAGCGCGCCGGGGGCGGGCACCACCGTGACCGTGTACTGGCCCGCGCCGGCGGAGCAGCTCGCGGCCCCGCCCCCGGCGGTCGTACCCGCCGTTGCCAACGTCGCACTGGTGATCGACGACGAACTGTTCGTCCGCGAGGTGACGGCGTCGATTCTGGAGGAGCTCGGGTTCGCCCCGGTGCTGGCCGCGGACGGGGCGTCGGGGGTCGAGCTGTTCCACCGCAACCGCGAGGCGATCAAGGTGGCCGTGATCGACGTGGTGATGCCGGGGATGACCGGCGACCAGGTGCTCAAAACGCTCCGGCTGTTCGCCCCGGGGCTCCCGGTCCTGCTGGTGAGCGGTTTCACGGACAGCCGGATCATGACGGCCGACCTGGGCGCGCGCACCGAGTTCCTCCAGAAGCCCTTCCACCCCGAAGACCTGATGAACGCCGTGCGCCGGCTCGCACAGAAGTAG